The genomic window TGTGCACGCCGGTCGATGGATCGCACGTCCAGCTGCCGGCCAGCTCGACCGGGCCCAGGTCCTCGCTCGTCCAGTCGTCGCAGGACGAGGGCGTCGGCGCGTCGGTGGGGCGGGCGTCGATCGGCCTCGGGCCCGCGTCGTCCGCGGCCGCGTCGGTGCCCCGCGGCTCGACCGCCCCGTCGCAGGCCGCGGCCGTCACCAAGAACAGAAACAGCCACCGCTTCGCCATGTGCGTCGTCATCCCCCGAGCGTAGAGGGACGGCGCGCGCTGCGCGCGGCTCGAATCGGCCGCTGTACGGCGTCAGCGCTCGTACGCGCCGAGGTCGAAGGCGCCGGGCGTGCGGGGGGCGCCGTCGTGGTCGTACGCGTGCTCGGTGTCGACGCCGAGATCGAGCAGCGCGCTGTCGGCGCGCAGGCGCAGCGCGCCCGCCTCCGCGTCCTCGAAGCCCGTGGGGAGGGTGGTGATCGCCGTCCCCTCTGGCGGTGCGTAGCCCACGTTCGCGAAGTTGCAGTGGTCGAGGGTCAGCTCGACGGGCGCGCTCCCTCCCGAGACCGCTGGGGCGCGACGTCAGACGAGCGCGAGGAACGCCTGCAACAGCTCCGACGCGTGTGGGCTCGGGCGGAAGCGCGACAGCGCGCGGGCGCGCTCGTCGACGCTCATGCCGGCGGAGTAGGCGTCGAGGTAGTGCTCGTAGCGGCGGCGGTTCGCGAGGTGGTCCAGCTCCGGGTGGAACTGGACGCCCCACACCGGCTCGCCCGGCACGCGCAAGGCCTGGAGCGGAGAGCGCTCGCTGCGGGCCAGGTTCTCGAAGCCGTCCGGCAGCCGGTCCGCGTGGTCCTTGTGACCTTGCTGCGCCTCGAAGCGTGCCGGCAGCGATCCGAGCACGGGGTCGGCGCGGCCGGCGTCGGTCAGCTCCATCTCGTAGGTGCCCACCTCGGTGCGGCTCTCGTCGTGCACGATCTCGCCCCCGTGCGCGGCGACGAGGCACTGGAATCCGTAGCAGGACGCGAAGGTGGGGTGGCCGACGGCCGAGACCTCCCGGAGGAGCTCGAGCAGGTGGTCGAGGCCGGGCTGGTTGCGCTTCGACACGTTGTAGTCGCCGCTGCCGCCCACCATCAGGGCGTCGTAGCCGCGCACCTCGGAGAGCGTGGGCGAGCGCCCGACCGCGTCCCACACCCCGAAAGCGCTGCGCGCGAGGCGCGTCCGCGTGGCGAAGCACTCGAGCTCGTGCTCGCGCATCGGGTCCTCGGCGTCCCGGACCTGGATCAACAACACCTTCAGCGTCCGCTGCATGGCTCCCCCTGAAAACATCGCGTGAGCCGCGAGAAGCGGACCTTTCTACGGGGTCCCCCGTCGACTGGCAACACCCCAACCGGACGGTCGAGCCCCGGCTGGGGTGGTCGCCGCCTCCGGACGGGGTTAAGGACCTGGCGTGGACGACCTCCCCATCAGCCGCCGCATCGTGATCCCCGCGGCGGATCTCTCGTGGAGCGCCGCGACCTCGTCGGGCCCGGGTGGCCAGAACGTGAACAAGGTCGCGACGAAGGTCGACCTGCGCTTCGACCTCGAGGGCACCACCGCGCTCCGCGAGGAGGTGAAGGGCCGGCTGCGCCGGCTCGCGGCCAATCGCCTCGACAAGGAGGGCCGCGTGATGATCACGAGCCAGGCCACGCGCGACCAGTCGCGCAACCTGGAGGACGCGCGCGAGAAGCTCGCCGCGCTGATCAAGAGCGCCCTCTACCCGCCGAAGAAGCGCAAGAAGACGCGGCCGTCGCGCGGCGCCAAGGAGCGTCGGCTGAAGGCGAAGAAGCAGCACGCCGACAAGAAGCGCAACCGCAAGTCGGTCGACTGGTAGCGGCTCAGTCGGACGCGCAGGCGTCCGCGAGGTGGTTCAAGAGCCAGCTGCCCGCGGGTCCGGGCGGGTCTGCGGTGCGAGAGATCGCGCTGAGCGGGACGTCCACGTCCTTCGGTTGGTTGGCGAACACGATCTCGACCAGCAGGCCCGCGTCGAGATCTTCGCGCACCGCGTGCACCGGCATGTTGCCCCAGCCGAAGCCGTTCAGCAGCAACATACGTTTCGTGTGGAGATCCGCGATGCGCCACGTGCGCTCCGAGAGGACGCCGCGGTCGAGCCCCTCGGTGAGCGAGCTGCGATCGGTCACGACGATCTGGATCTCGTCCCGCAGCGCGTCCTCGCCGATGGGCCCGTCGACGGCGGCGAGGCGGTGCGAGGCGGCGCAGACCTGGGCCATCGGCACGCGGGTCAGCGGCTTGACGCTGAGCGAGCGCGGGTAGTCGGTGAAGTCGACCGCGATGCCGATCTGGCAGACCCCGTCGTCGACGAGCTTCACGACCGCGCCGAGGGCCTCGACGCGGAGGTGCAGGTCGACGAGCGGGAAGCGCTCCTTGAAGGCGCGGATCCCGTCGAGGAGCGCCTGCGAGGGGAAGAGCATGTCCACGGCCAGGCTCAGCCGGGCCTCCACCCCGGACGAGATGCTCTTGGCCCGCGCGTGCAGGAGATCGACGCGCTCGTCGACCGCCTTCGCGTCCGCCACCAGGGCGCGGCCCGCGTCGGTGAGCACCGGCTTGCGGCCGGAGCGGTCGAAGAGCTCCACCTCCAGCAGCCGCTCGAGGTTCGCGATGGAATAGCTGATGGCGGACTGGACGCGCCGCAGGCGCTTGGCCGCCCCGGAGAAACTCCCCTCCTCGACCACGCACAGGAAGACCTTGATCTGGTCGAGCGTGATGGGTGCTTCTAGGTCGCTCATGTCCCCGTCGTCTCGGTGGCGATCACTCCGCGCCGGCGTCGCCCTCGGGCGCGCTCAGCTCGATGAGCGTCGTGCCCTCGTCGCCCGCGTGGGGGTGGCAGGAGTAGCAGCTGAAGCCCTCGCCGGTCTCCTCGTCGAAGTCCGCGCCGCCGACGAGCGTCTGCATCGTGGGGAGCACGTCGTTGAACATGAAGCGAACCATCTCGGGGTAGTCGCGCACCATCTGGTGCTGCTCGGGGGTGCCCGTGGCCGGGAGCGCGGGGAGGGCCGCCGACGGCATGTCGAAGCCGTTCTCTCGCGGGTTGGGCCCGTGGCACGTGGGGCAGCCGAAGTCCGCGTACCGCTCTCCGTCGAAGGCCTGGAAGCGCTCGCCCATGCGAGGCACGACCTCGGCCATCATCCAGCGCGCCTGCGCCTCGTGATCCATCTCGTCCCACGCCATCGGAGGGCTGGGGACCGCCTCCTCCACCGCCTCGTCGCCGGTCGTGACCGTCTCCTCGGTGACCTCGGCTTCGTCTTCGGCCGCGGCGCCGCAGCCCGAGAGCGCCAGGAAAATGAGCGCGAACGTGATCCTCATCGGGTTCCTCCGCGCGCGACTCTACCCGGTGACGAGCAGCGACTCCACGCGTTCGAGCAGCTCGGGAGGCCGGAAAGGCTTCTGCAGGAAGTGGGTGTGCGCGTCGCTGCTCGCCTGCGTGTCCGGGTACCCGCTCATGACCAGGATGGGGAGCGCGGGCGAGCGCTCGCGGAGGACGGCCATCACCTCGCTGCCGTGTCGACGCGGCATGGTCAGGTCGAGGACGACGAGGTCGAAGGGGCCCTCGGAGTCGTAGGCTTCGATCCCGTCCTGGCCGTCGAAGGCGGTGCGGACACGCGCGCCGGCGCGGGAGAGCAGCGACTCCACGGCCCGCAGCACGAGCGGCTCGTCGTCCACCACCAGCACGCGAAGCCCGTCGAGCGACGCGGGCCTCGGGGGCTGCACGGGCGGCGCCTCGACGGTCGAGGCCGGCCAGTGGATGCGCACCGTCGTCCCCTCGCCCTTCGCGCTGTCGATGTCGAGCACCGCTCCGTGGCTCCGGACCACGCCGGTCACCACCGCGAGCCCGAGCCCGCGACCTTGCGCCTTGGTGCTGAAGAAAGGATCGAGCGCGCGCCCGAGCGTGTCGCCGTCCATGCCTCGGCCGTCGTCGCGCACTTCGATCCGGACCCAACGCTCGACCCCGTCGGAGGCGTGACCGATTCGGCCGGCTGGCGCCTCGCTCGCGGCCGAGAGTGAGACCGTGATCTCACCCGCGGATCCGTCGAGCGCCTCCGCCGCGTTGGAGAGCAAGTTGAGGAGCACCTGGCGGAGCTGCGCCGGGTCGGCCTCGATGGGAGGCACGGCGATGTCCTCGGCCACGCGGAGCGTCGCGTTCTTGGGCAGCGCGGCGTTGAGCAGCTCCCCCATGTCGGCCACCGCCTCGCCCACGTCGATCGCGTCGCGCTCGGTGCGGGCCTTGCCGGCGTAGGTCAGCACCTGCTGCGTCAGCTCCGCGGCGCGCATCGACGCGAGCACGATGTGCGACAGCGCCTCGCTCGACGGGTGGTCGTCGTCCAGATCGAGCTTCGCCACCTCGGCGTTGCCCATGATGGCCATGAGCAGGTTGTTGAAGTCGTGGGCCACGCCGCCGGCCAGCACGCCGAGGCTCTCGAGGCGCTGCGACTCTTGCATCCGTTCATCCATCACGCGCCGCTGGGCCTCGGCCTCCCGGCGCTCGAGCAGCAGGCCGACGAGCCGACCGAGCAGCTCGAGCGAGTCGCGATCGGCCTCGTTGGAGGGCTGCGGCCGTGGGGTGTGACGCAGCAGGGACAGGATCCCCCAGGCCTCGTCCTCGACGAAGACGGGCACGGTCATGGAGGAACGCACGGAGAGCCGTCGCGTCGCTTCGCTCGCGCCCTCGGGGAGGTCATCCATCAGCCGCGCCCGCCGCTCCGCGAACATCTGACGGATGTCCGGCGAGACGGGCAGGCTCGCGCCTGGCGCCAGGGGGCCGCCGGCCGGGAACGCGCGCACGATCTCGCACTCGAGGGCGGCCTGGTCCACGCGCGCGAGCGTGCCGAGCTCCATGCCGAACGCCGTCACCGCGGTCTCGATGAGCGAGTCGAGCTGCGCCGACACCGTCGCCGCGGGGTTCGTCGCTTCGAAGAGGGAGCGGAGCCTCGCGCTCTGGGTGGCGACCTCTCGCTCGGCCTGCTCGCGGAGCGACACCGCGCCGATCGCGGCCGCGGTGAGCTGGAGGGTCCGCCGCATCGGCGTCGACCACCGCCGCTCCGCTTCGCAGTCGATGAACCCGATGTGACCACGGCAGCGCCCGCGCACCAGGACCGGCACCATGAGCACGGCGCGCGCGCCCGTCGACGCGAGCCCTTCGCGCGCCGCGTCGGAGATCTCCGAGGCCCGCAGGGCCACGACCTCGCCGCGCGCGAGCCGCTCCATGGCCGCGCGCGCATCGGGGGAGGCCTCGCGCTCGCTGAAGACGCCCGGGTCGTCGATCGGGGGGATCTCGTCGGCGTGCCACTCGTGCGTGAGGCGCACCGTCGGACGCCCGCTCGCGCTCACGCCGTGCATCGCGCTGTAGATGCGGTGGGCCGTCGTGGCCCTGCCCACCGTCTCGAGCACCGAGGGCAGCGCCTCCTCGGCGTCGCTCGCCTGGAGCAGCTTCGCCAGCGCGAGGGTGGCCCCGTTGAGCAGCCGCTCGAGCGCGCTCGCCTCCTGCTCGGCCTGCTTGCGCCGGCTGATGTCGCTCGTGATGCCGAGCCAGCGCACGACCTCGCCGTGCGCGTCGCGGACCGGGTGGGCGCGCGTCTCGACCCAATCGTAGCGCCCGTCCGCGTCGGCCACACGGTGCTCGATCGGCGACGTCGCCTGCACGAGGCCGGAGAGGGCGGCGCGGTCGTCGGGATGCACGCGCTCGAAGTAGGCCATCGCGTCGGCGTACGCGGTCTCCCGCGGCAGCCCGAGGAGCCGCTCGAGCGCGGGGCTGACGTAGAGCGTGCGAGACATGTCTGCGCTCGTGACGAAGACGATGTCGTTGAACACGTCCCCGAGCTCTCGGAAGACCCCCTCGATGCTTCTCAGGGACGCCGCGAGGTCCACCTTCCGTCGACGCTCGGCGCGGAAGGCGAGGATCTGCAAGCGCTGCGTGAGCGCGGCCTTGGGCAGGTCCAGCGGGAGGTGGTCGTCGGCGCCCGCCTCGAGCGCCGTTGAGAGTTGGTCCGCGTCCATCGAGCGATCGGCCACGACCACCAGCGGGCGCGCCGCGCGGGCGGTGTCGGCGAAGGGCCGCAGCGTCTCTTCGAGCTCCGCGGCGCCGCAGATCAGGAGGTCTTCGTGCTCGTGCCCGTCCGGGGCCAGGTCCACGACGGAGAGCTCGGCGAGCACCTCCGACCACTCCGGCGATAGCGTGACGGTGCTTCGGTATGTGACGGTTGGTCGGGACACGCGGTTCTCGCTCCACCCCCCAGGGAAAGCGGCTCCCCCCAGATATCCGCATTGGCGTTACGGACATAGTCCCCAAACAGTGGCGTGCCCGCGTCGCGGGCGTCACTCGAAGCGGGGGTAGAGCGCCTCCGCGAAACGATCCGCCAGCGCGCGCACGCCGGTCTCGGCCGCGAGCTTCTCCACCGCCGCCTCGAGGTCCGCGCGCGCCGTCACGCGATAGCTCGACGCGCGCGGCGCCAGGCTCGGCAGCCACGCGGTGTGGAGCGAGAAGCCGGTTCGCCACTCGGGGGAGGCCAGCTTGCACACGGGACCCGCGGCGAGGTCGCCCGCGTCCAGCACCCACAGCTCGGTTCGCGCGTCCGTGTAGACGGTGCCGACGAGGTAGCCGTCGAGGGGCGAGCTGGCGTTCGGCTTCGGCACGAGCTGGAGCGAGCCCGCCATCACGCCCACGGGCAGCGCGTATCGGTCGCCGATGGTCAGGCTCGCCGTGTCGAGCCGGACGATGCCCGAGGGCCGCCCGCCGCCGGCCATCGCGCGGATCTCCGAGAGCGGCGTCTCGCGGTGTGGGTAGCGCTCGTAGAGGTCGTAGACGAAGCGCGTGAGCAGGTCCGGGAAGACGCCCTCCGTGCACCACCAGAGGTGCTCGATGCGCTCCGGGAGCGGGTCCTCGGTGTTGAGCTGCTGCCCCGCGTAGAGCGCGATCGCCCAGCCGAGGTCATCGTCCGTCAGGACCTTCTGGTCGCGCACTTCCCCCGTCTCGGCGTCGATCACGTAGCGGCCGAAGCGTCCGACGTCCATCGCGCCCACGGCGAGCATGCCGTGCAGCGCGTCGTCCGCGCTCGCCCCGTCGTACGCGGAGACGTCGTAGGGGCGGATCCACTCGGCGAGATCGGTCGCGGGGGCGTGCGCGACGTGCAGGACCAGCTGGCCGTTCGCGTCGTCGTAGTCCGCGAGGAAGTGGTCGGCCTCCACCGGGATCTCGACGCGCCGGCAGGGCACGCGCTTGACCCCGTCGTCTCCGACCTGGGCGTCCGCGCGCAGGTCGGCGCGCTTCAGGACGTAGAAGACGGTGTAGGGGAGCTGCGGCTTGGTCAACAGCGCGCGCAGCAGCATGTCGAAGCCGTCGGGGGTCATGGGATCGTTGAACGCCGATTGCATGCCGATCTTGAAGCCCGTCTCGAGCACCACGACGTGCTCGCGGGTGACGGCGATCTGGTGGACCGACTGCGCGA from Sandaracinaceae bacterium includes these protein-coding regions:
- a CDS encoding type 1 glutamine amidotransferase → MQRTLKVLLIQVRDAEDPMREHELECFATRTRLARSAFGVWDAVGRSPTLSEVRGYDALMVGGSGDYNVSKRNQPGLDHLLELLREVSAVGHPTFASCYGFQCLVAAHGGEIVHDESRTEVGTYEMELTDAGRADPVLGSLPARFEAQQGHKDHADRLPDGFENLARSERSPLQALRVPGEPVWGVQFHPELDHLANRRRYEHYLDAYSAGMSVDERARALSRFRPSPHASELLQAFLALV
- the arfB gene encoding alternative ribosome rescue aminoacyl-tRNA hydrolase ArfB gives rise to the protein MDDLPISRRIVIPAADLSWSAATSSGPGGQNVNKVATKVDLRFDLEGTTALREEVKGRLRRLAANRLDKEGRVMITSQATRDQSRNLEDAREKLAALIKSALYPPKKRKKTRPSRGAKERRLKAKKQHADKKRNRKSVDW
- a CDS encoding LysR family transcriptional regulator, which encodes MSDLEAPITLDQIKVFLCVVEEGSFSGAAKRLRRVQSAISYSIANLERLLEVELFDRSGRKPVLTDAGRALVADAKAVDERVDLLHARAKSISSGVEARLSLAVDMLFPSQALLDGIRAFKERFPLVDLHLRVEALGAVVKLVDDGVCQIGIAVDFTDYPRSLSVKPLTRVPMAQVCAASHRLAAVDGPIGEDALRDEIQIVVTDRSSLTEGLDRGVLSERTWRIADLHTKRMLLLNGFGWGNMPVHAVREDLDAGLLVEIVFANQPKDVDVPLSAISRTADPPGPAGSWLLNHLADACASD
- a CDS encoding response regulator; translated protein: MSRPTVTYRSTVTLSPEWSEVLAELSVVDLAPDGHEHEDLLICGAAELEETLRPFADTARAARPLVVVADRSMDADQLSTALEAGADDHLPLDLPKAALTQRLQILAFRAERRRKVDLAASLRSIEGVFRELGDVFNDIVFVTSADMSRTLYVSPALERLLGLPRETAYADAMAYFERVHPDDRAALSGLVQATSPIEHRVADADGRYDWVETRAHPVRDAHGEVVRWLGITSDISRRKQAEQEASALERLLNGATLALAKLLQASDAEEALPSVLETVGRATTAHRIYSAMHGVSASGRPTVRLTHEWHADEIPPIDDPGVFSEREASPDARAAMERLARGEVVALRASEISDAAREGLASTGARAVLMVPVLVRGRCRGHIGFIDCEAERRWSTPMRRTLQLTAAAIGAVSLREQAEREVATQSARLRSLFEATNPAATVSAQLDSLIETAVTAFGMELGTLARVDQAALECEIVRAFPAGGPLAPGASLPVSPDIRQMFAERRARLMDDLPEGASEATRRLSVRSSMTVPVFVEDEAWGILSLLRHTPRPQPSNEADRDSLELLGRLVGLLLERREAEAQRRVMDERMQESQRLESLGVLAGGVAHDFNNLLMAIMGNAEVAKLDLDDDHPSSEALSHIVLASMRAAELTQQVLTYAGKARTERDAIDVGEAVADMGELLNAALPKNATLRVAEDIAVPPIEADPAQLRQVLLNLLSNAAEALDGSAGEITVSLSAASEAPAGRIGHASDGVERWVRIEVRDDGRGMDGDTLGRALDPFFSTKAQGRGLGLAVVTGVVRSHGAVLDIDSAKGEGTTVRIHWPASTVEAPPVQPPRPASLDGLRVLVVDDEPLVLRAVESLLSRAGARVRTAFDGQDGIEAYDSEGPFDLVVLDLTMPRRHGSEVMAVLRERSPALPILVMSGYPDTQASSDAHTHFLQKPFRPPELLERVESLLVTG
- a CDS encoding carotenoid oxygenase family protein, coding for MKPRCPRSVVDTVRTEQTALPLDVVEGEYPDDLGGHLFMVSPAHTFDAEPAARRTTLMVGDGLVTRFDLADGPTLTSRLAKTFDYVADELTHTDPELERFRFANAGLVRISLLGTRDFANTAFTPMKIEDAPTRLVLTYDAGRPVEIDPVSLEVVTPVGDRHDWRPEALPEQVFPTVLSPAHPAYDRESGELFTVNYGRGIANFALTVPLVALLSKLPRWAQHVFHQMATFAGVEKAYRWLLKHFERATTRVDRCLERFQDTWLPFLPDTFTDVVRWDGSGRFERWRMVLPSGGEVGIAQSVHQIAVTREHVVVLETGFKIGMQSAFNDPMTPDGFDMLLRALLTKPQLPYTVFYVLKRADLRADAQVGDDGVKRVPCRRVEIPVEADHFLADYDDANGQLVLHVAHAPATDLAEWIRPYDVSAYDGASADDALHGMLAVGAMDVGRFGRYVIDAETGEVRDQKVLTDDDLGWAIALYAGQQLNTEDPLPERIEHLWWCTEGVFPDLLTRFVYDLYERYPHRETPLSEIRAMAGGGRPSGIVRLDTASLTIGDRYALPVGVMAGSLQLVPKPNASSPLDGYLVGTVYTDARTELWVLDAGDLAAGPVCKLASPEWRTGFSLHTAWLPSLAPRASSYRVTARADLEAAVEKLAAETGVRALADRFAEALYPRFE